Proteins from a single region of Mytilus trossulus isolate FHL-02 chromosome 2, PNRI_Mtr1.1.1.hap1, whole genome shotgun sequence:
- the LOC134706706 gene encoding sorting nexin-13-like isoform X5 has protein sequence MPYFTQRLVDDFASHIKLYRRATDRVNMSPKEDGYEEHVVSEFFDLELEMEKNMCRDVVCLDPDSERQYLQDLSEVLLFLLLPQEDFHNKSFRYILREVLVNGIFLPTIDLMSDPDYVNQNIAWFCTERTLTNETFLQVAKSSIDIDELEAVKEIVEQNIHKWRSKDSGGIDDAVIKQNLNSLVFVKTICEGRIKRLIDGVDDNIDISDICRAKNIFILSLDEIIENNIALAVFIEFMTSVGGQMYLFFYLNVEGFRAAAEQQIRAAQQRAMGGEATEVDLESLRRAALIIHDQYLSEKASSRIKIDSEIVKRTLQRIKSKFLSESVFDEVAAKVYQILHTEQYYEKFLQSNVYTKLMEDLGLGKEDRLEEGDNISIDDNISMQSGSSLGITKSLNEDLANDSSDEIPAPALKSNMTQSDDEEFISAFISQTGIVKEAEKSGKSYAVFAVRVTKKVNGEDDIQEIYRRYSDFHDLNMLVQEKFPDLTGLGFPGKTMLKNMNQEFLEKRRKSLDNYLQNLLNPQLWDENKGLKDLLMKFLAQGLWEKHKSDLARKMDTIVNPLRTAGRAMAPDHIVDGLGKKFRSDSLGDREKLESGKVAASIDQAAGENIPLRIMLLLMDEVFDLQHKNQWLRRRIIPILRQLLKATYGDTINRKIVDHVDLMTSAEQMAEYLKKLRDAFWPDGVLAEPRTERDHNTKMRTRIVCKAKMLGSVSDDMKTLMGHEVIRKGVTRVFDMFQHRQLNRRLVYVFLEGVIITLFPHNKFSDLFCKLHSRSSRLKAKEEMAKSASMKDSSIRKRTTKR, from the exons ATGCCCTACTTCACACAACGATTAGTTGATGATTTTGCTTCACATATCAAATTATACAGACGAGCAACAGATAGAGTCAATATGTCTCCTAAGGAGG ATGGTTATGAAGAACATGTGGTATCTGAATTCTTTGACCTTGAACTTGAAATGGAGAAAAACATGTGTAGAGATGTTGTGTGCTTAGATCCAGATTCTGAAAGAC agtatttacaagatttaagtgaagttttactatttttacttttaccaCAAGAAGATTTTCATAATAAATCTTTTCGTTATATATTGAGG gAAGTTTTAGTAAATGGAATATTTTTACCCACAATAGATTTAATGTCCGATCCAGATTATGTCAATCAAAATATAGCTTGGTTT TGTACAGAAAGAACATTAACGAATGAAACTTTTTTACAAGTTGCCAAAAGTTCTATAGATATTGATGAATTAGAAGCAGTGAAAGAAATTGTAgaacaaaatatacataaatggAGATCTAAAGACAGTGGAGGGATCGATG ATGCTGTAATTAAACAGAATTTAAACAGTTTAGTATTTGTTAAGACTATATGTGAAGGAAGAATTAAAAGATTGATTGATGGAGTAGATGATAATATTGAT ATTTCTGATATTTGCAGAGCaaagaatatatttatattaagtttagacgaaattatagaaaataatatagCATTAGCAGTTTTTATAG AATTTATGACGAGTGTTGGGGgccaaatgtatttatttttttatttaaatgtcgag gGTTTTCGTGCAGCTGCTGAGCAGCAGATTAGAGCAGCACAACAAAGAGCAATGGGAGGGGAGGCAACTGAAGTTGACTTAGAGTCTTTACGAAGAGCAGCGTTAATTATCCATGATCAGTATTTATCTGAAAAG GCCTCATCTAGAATTAAAATTGACAGTGAAATAGTAAAGAGAACTTTGCAACGAATTAAGAGTAAATTTCTATCAGAAAGTGTGTTTGATGAAGTTGCAGCTAAA GTGTATCAAATACTACACACAGAACAGTATTATGAGAAGTTTCTACAAAGTAACGTATACACAAAGTTAATGGAAGATTTGGGTCTGGGAAAGGAGGATCGTTTAGAGGAGGGGGATAATATCAGTATTGATGATA ATATTTCAATGCAGTCGGGGTCATCACTTGGC ATCACAAAGTCCCtg AATGAAGATTTAGCTAATGATTCTTCAGATGAAATCCCTGCACCAGCATTGAAATCAAACATGACTCAATCTGATGATGAAGAGTTCATATCTGCCTTCATCTCACAAACAG gTATCGTAAAAGAAGCAGAGAAATCAGGAAAGTCGTATGCTGTGTTTGCTGTCAGAGTAACAAAGAAAGTAAATGGGGAAGATGATATTCAGGAAATATATCGCAGATATAGCGATTTCCATGATCTCAATATGTTAGTACAAGAAAAA TTTCCAGATTTGACTGGGCTTGGTTTTCCTGGTAAAACCATGTTGAAGAACATGAACCAAGAATTCTTGGAGAAGAGGAGAAAATCTTTAGATAAttatttacag AATTTACTAAATCCTCAGCTTTGGGATGAAAACAAAGGATTAAAAGATTTATTGATGAAATTTTTAGCACAAGGATTATGGGAAAAACATAAAAGTGACTTAGCTAGAAag ATGGACACTATAGTAAACCCTCTCAGGACTGCAGGGAGAGCCATGGCACCAGATCATATTGTTGATGGACTGGGAAAGAAATTCAGGAGT GATTCTTTGGGAGACAGAGAGAAATTAGAAAGTGGAAAAGTTGCAGCAAGTATAGACCAGGCC GCAGGAGAAAACATACCTTTAAGAATTATGTTACTGTTAATGGATGAAGTCTTTGATCTTCAACATAAAAATCAGTGGTTACGTCGGAGAATTATTCCTATATTACGCCAGTTGTTAAAAGCCACATATGGCGATACTATTAACAG GAAAATTGTGGATCATGTAGACTTGATGACATCTGCTGAACAAATGGCAGAATACCTCAAAAAATTAAG AGATGCTTTCTGGCCTGATGGTGTCCTGGCAGAGCCAAGAACAGAGAGGGATCACAATACCAAAATGAGGACACGTATTGTGTGTAAAGCCAAAATGTTAGGCAGTGTCTCTG ATGATATGAAGACATTAATGGGACATGAGGTAATAAGGAAGGGTGTGACTAGAGTTTTTGATATGTTTCAGCATAGACAATTAAATAGAAGACTTGTGTATGTGTTCCTCGAAGGTGTTATAATTAC